From the genome of Streptomyces sp. NBC_00659, one region includes:
- a CDS encoding alcohol dehydrogenase, translating into MNSYRVAQVTAPGGTFEIVEREVPQPGPGHVRIAVEACGVCHSDASFVEGRLPGVSFPEVPGHEIAGHIEELGDGVHERGWQVGDRVAVGWFGGSCGHCTRCRQGDFIVCENLKVPGWAYDGGFGEKMIAPADALAGIPDDLAATDAGPMACAGVTTFNGLRRSPAEPGDLVAVLGLGGLGHLGLQYAFALGFETVGIARGAEKAEFAKRLGAHHYIDSTSDVPVAEALQALGGARTVLATAGNSQAISATVEGLTPRGELVVIGADPSPMSIAPAQLLLSGRVVRGHPSGTSQDVEDTMAFSVLHGIRPMTETVPLDHADEAFRKMLSGAARFRMVLTPG; encoded by the coding sequence ATGAACAGCTACCGAGTCGCGCAGGTAACCGCCCCGGGCGGCACCTTCGAGATCGTCGAGCGAGAGGTGCCGCAGCCCGGCCCCGGACACGTCAGAATCGCCGTGGAGGCGTGCGGTGTCTGCCACAGCGACGCCAGTTTCGTCGAGGGTCGTCTACCTGGTGTCTCGTTCCCGGAGGTGCCTGGACACGAGATCGCCGGGCACATCGAGGAACTGGGCGACGGGGTGCACGAGCGGGGGTGGCAGGTGGGCGACCGAGTGGCGGTCGGCTGGTTCGGCGGTAGCTGCGGCCACTGCACACGCTGCCGCCAAGGCGACTTCATCGTCTGTGAAAACCTGAAAGTCCCTGGCTGGGCCTACGACGGAGGCTTCGGCGAGAAGATGATCGCGCCCGCCGACGCGCTCGCCGGAATCCCTGACGATCTCGCGGCAACTGACGCGGGGCCCATGGCATGTGCTGGCGTGACGACTTTCAACGGATTGCGACGCAGCCCCGCTGAGCCCGGAGACCTCGTCGCCGTCCTTGGTCTGGGCGGCCTGGGTCACCTCGGCCTCCAGTACGCATTCGCCCTTGGCTTCGAGACCGTAGGGATCGCCCGCGGCGCCGAGAAGGCGGAGTTCGCCAAGCGGCTGGGCGCCCACCACTACATCGACAGCACGTCGGACGTCCCGGTCGCGGAGGCGCTGCAGGCCCTCGGCGGTGCGAGGACCGTGCTGGCCACTGCCGGAAATTCCCAGGCCATCAGTGCGACCGTGGAAGGCCTGACACCGCGAGGTGAGCTGGTGGTCATCGGAGCGGATCCCTCACCCATGAGCATCGCCCCCGCCCAACTGCTTCTCAGCGGCCGTGTCGTCCGCGGCCATCCATCCGGCACTTCGCAGGACGTGGAAGACACCATGGCCTTCAGCGTCCTGCATGGCATCCGGCCGATGACCGAGACCGTACCGCTGGACCACGCCGATGAGGCTTTCCGGAAGATGCTCTCCGGAGCCGCCCGCTTCCGGATGGTGCTCACACCTGGCTGA